The Arachidicoccus terrestris genome includes the window TTGCTTATAGTATTAATCGGAACCGTATTGGGTTCGGGTATTATTGGTTACAATAATGAGGTGCATTTAAGCCTGGTTGGTATAGGGTACGGACTATTGGCCGGCTTTTTTTATGCAGTCTTTGTGGTGGCCAATGGGTATGTCGGGAATCAGTTGCCGGCCATTGTCAAGAGTTCTTGGGTCATATTAGGGGTCGCGCTGATGATTATGGCTGTATTCCCTCCTTTCGGACAAATGCAAAAATTGGTTCGTACACAGGAAGTGACTGCGTATTTTTTGGATATCCTGCCTTATGGATTATTGCTGGGCTTTTTCGGTATGGTTTTACCGCCTCTGTTATTCGCCTATGCCATTCCAAAAGTCGGTGTTTCTCTGAGCAGTATTCTGGGGTCTGTAGAATTACCTACTGCTGCTCTTTGCGCCTACCTGATACTCGGTGAAAAGGTAAGTGTCTGGCAGCTCCTGGGCATATTGCTGATCCTGACAGCCATCATTATCATTAATATTCCTTCTTCTCAAAATACGGGGTTGAGGCCAAAGACAAATACAGGTTAAAGTGGATCGATGTCTGCAGCAACTGTCACTCTCGCGAAGGCTTTCGTGGATTGGAGGCTCCCGATTTGTTGGTCAATGATACGCCTGCAATGTTGTAATTGCCCCGGCTCCTTAGGCACTTTGATCAGTATTTCCCAAAGATATTGCCCGCGTACCCGCTCAATCGGTGCGGGCGCCGGTCCCAAAACCTCTATGGACGCCAGTTGTCCTAAAACCTGTGAGACACGGCCCGCCGCTTCTCTGGCAATACCGCTTTCTCTATGCTTAAATACCAGCCTTATGAGTCTGGTGAAGGGCGGGTACCGAAAAGCTTTCCGATGGGCAAGTTCATCCTGATACATGGCTTCATAGTCGTGTGCTTTGACGTATTGCAATACCGGATGATAAACATTAGCTACCTGGATCAGCACGCGGCCTTTGCCATCTTTTCTACCGGCCCTGCCGCTTACCTGTTCCATTAACTGAAAGGCACGCTCTCCTACCCTAAAATCTGTGAAGTTAAGCAGTCCGTCTGCGTCCAGAATTCCCACCAGGCTAACATGCTCAAAATCGAGCCCTTTAACGACCATTTGCGTACCGATCAGTATATCAATTTTCTGTGACTCAAATAGTTGGATCATGGCGTCGTGGCTGTGCTTTCCCTTG containing:
- a CDS encoding EamA family transporter, producing MIRYILLVLLGGCSFGILSTIVKLAYAHGLSLADVTSAQAYFGAVILWMLLIIFQRGRSTKKRIQPAANLSTTLKLIFTGMASGSISLSYYKCVEQIPASIAIILLMQYTWISILLERLIFKIPITGRKWIFLLIVLIGTVLGSGIIGYNNEVHLSLVGIGYGLLAGFFYAVFVVANGYVGNQLPAIVKSSWVILGVALMIMAVFPPFGQMQKLVRTQEVTAYFLDILPYGLLLGFFGMVLPPLLFAYAIPKVGVSLSSILGSVELPTAALCAYLILGEKVSVWQLLGILLILTAIIIINIPSSQNTGLRPKTNTG